One window of Novipirellula aureliae genomic DNA carries:
- a CDS encoding acyl-CoA carboxylase subunit beta produces MTIKQELLDDLEKRRTAATAAGGQERIDKQHAKGQLTARERLDYLFDAQTFQEWGMHVEHACHDFGMEKKVLPADGVVTGVGQMLGRPVASFSQDTAVGGGALGQRHAKKICDLMDYASQCGLPFVAINDSGGARIQEGVDALSGYGQVFYRNVILSGCVPQIAVIAGNCAGGAAYSPALMDFLIMTRENANMFICGPQVIKAATGVETTMEEIGSAAANAGISGNVHFVADNDEHALDLVRELLSYLPSNNVENPPHMPAPSISMEPDESMNDIVPEDAKGSMDMYEVIRRVVDDGKYLEVHQQFAQNIIVAFARVDGVVVGVVANQPKVKAGTIDIDASDKAARFIRFCNAFNIPLLTLVDVPGFLPGVQQEQGGIIRHGAKMLFAYSAATVPKITVITRKAYGGSYLAMCSRDMGADVVLAWPTAEIAVMGANGAVNILYRREIANAEDPNEKRKELTDEYHSRFASPYMAASRGMITDVITPEMTRGAVSLALRNTLMKSETRPPKKHGLIPL; encoded by the coding sequence ATGACCATCAAGCAAGAACTTTTAGACGACCTCGAAAAGCGACGAACCGCAGCGACTGCTGCTGGCGGCCAAGAACGCATCGACAAACAACATGCCAAAGGGCAATTAACGGCACGCGAACGACTCGACTACTTGTTCGACGCGCAGACGTTCCAGGAATGGGGCATGCATGTCGAGCACGCTTGTCACGATTTTGGGATGGAAAAGAAAGTGTTACCGGCCGACGGCGTGGTCACCGGGGTCGGCCAGATGCTTGGTCGTCCCGTCGCGTCCTTCAGCCAGGACACCGCGGTGGGTGGTGGTGCACTTGGCCAGCGGCATGCAAAGAAAATTTGCGACTTGATGGACTACGCCAGCCAATGCGGTTTGCCGTTTGTGGCGATTAATGATTCGGGAGGAGCCAGAATTCAAGAGGGCGTGGACGCCTTATCAGGATATGGACAAGTATTCTATCGCAACGTGATCTTGTCGGGATGTGTTCCTCAAATCGCGGTGATTGCCGGAAATTGTGCCGGTGGTGCTGCCTATTCCCCCGCGTTGATGGACTTTTTGATCATGACACGCGAAAACGCGAACATGTTCATTTGCGGTCCTCAGGTGATTAAAGCCGCAACCGGAGTCGAAACGACGATGGAAGAGATTGGCAGTGCGGCTGCGAATGCGGGGATTAGCGGTAATGTGCACTTTGTCGCTGATAACGACGAGCACGCATTGGACTTGGTTCGCGAGCTCCTGAGTTACCTGCCATCGAATAATGTTGAAAATCCGCCCCACATGCCAGCGCCATCGATCAGCATGGAGCCGGACGAATCGATGAACGACATTGTACCGGAGGATGCGAAGGGCTCGATGGACATGTACGAGGTGATTCGCCGCGTCGTCGACGATGGAAAGTACTTAGAAGTCCATCAACAATTCGCTCAAAACATAATCGTTGCCTTCGCGCGAGTTGACGGAGTGGTTGTCGGGGTGGTCGCCAATCAACCGAAGGTCAAAGCAGGCACGATCGACATTGATGCTTCGGACAAAGCGGCTCGGTTTATACGATTCTGCAACGCATTCAACATTCCGCTTTTGACATTGGTCGACGTACCTGGCTTCTTGCCTGGTGTGCAGCAAGAGCAGGGCGGAATCATTCGTCACGGTGCGAAAATGTTGTTTGCTTATTCCGCCGCCACCGTGCCAAAGATCACGGTGATTACGCGGAAAGCGTACGGCGGATCTTATCTGGCGATGTGCAGCCGCGACATGGGAGCGGATGTTGTGTTAGCATGGCCGACCGCTGAAATCGCCGTGATGGGAGCCAACGGTGCGGTCAATATCTTGTATCGTCGAGAAATTGCCAATGCGGAAGACCCCAACGAAAAACGCAAAGAATTGACCGATGAGTACCATTCTCGATTTGCGTCGCCCTACATGGCAGCTTCTCGGGGTATGATTACCGATGTGATCACTCCCGAAATGACTCGTGGTGCCGTGTCGTTGGCGTTGCGCAACACGTTGATGAAGAGCGAAACACGGCCGCCGAAAAAGCACGGCTTGATCCCTCTTTAG